Part of the Oncorhynchus nerka isolate Pitt River linkage group LG14, Oner_Uvic_2.0, whole genome shotgun sequence genome is shown below.
cgtttcctctgctccagagtccaattgtGGTGAGCTTTAcatcgacgcttggcattgcacatggttatCTTAagtttgtgtgcggctgctcggccatggaaacccatttcatggagctcccgatgaacagttcttgtgctgactttgcttccagaggcagttcggaactcggtagtgagtgttgccacCGAGGACAGATTATATTTTtttgtgttaaacaaatatagaatatataaatataatatattttatCTTTGTGGCAAagtaggtgaaaggatgatctctggatgtgtggttcccaccgtgaagcatggaggaggactTGTGATAGTGTTGGGGgcactttgctggtgacactgttagtgatttatttagaattcaaggcagacttaaccagcatggataccacagcattctggaGTGATAcggcatcccatctggtttgctcttagtgggactatcatatatttttcaacaggaaaattaaccaacacaccttcaggctatgtaagggctatttgaccaagaagaagagtgatggtgctgcatcagatcacccaacctcaacccaattgagatggtttggaatgggTTGGGCTtcagagtgaagggaaagcagccaacaagtgctcagtatatgtgggaactccttcaagactgttggaaaagcattctaggtgaagctggttgagagaatgccaagagtgtgaaaagctgtcattaaTGCAAAtaggctacttcgaagaatcaaAACTAttttttggtttgtttaacacttttttggttactacataattccacgtgttatttcatagttctgatgtcttcactattattccacaatgtaggaaatagtcaaatgaagaaaaacccttgaatgagtaggtgtgtccaaacttttcactggtactgtgTAGTGTAGATTGAGACTGCAGTCTGTCTGGGGAGAGGGCTGGTGGGCATGAGTGCGTGTGTGAGTTAAATTATAAGCAATTAGGCCTGCCTTTTGAAAACACGCTTTTGATGATGTGAAGGAGAAAAAAAGATGCGTACAGgaaggagagtagaggggagaatagctgtactgtagtgtagcaAGGACTGGAGGATAAGGGGctttggagtgaggaggagggacTGAGTGTCGGGAACCGTCCTCCCTTCTGTTCTTGTGGGAAGCTTAATATTAGTGTAGCGCTCCAGTCACAGACACAGCGTTAATGACCACAGGAAGAAAAATCTTTAAATGTATGCGATTCTGCCCCTGATTAAATAGCTTTTACGAGACTGCCACTTCTCAGTGCCAGGGCACTTTCCCTTGTAGATAAATTACCAGACATCTCCTTCGCAACTCTGTTAAAATAACCTGATTTAGTCATTTAAGGGCATGCAAGAATGTCTACGGTATTCTTGCTCATCGAACAGGAATGTTATTCAACATAACATGTTGAAAAAAAGAGCCTTTGGCATAGCATGGTCAGTCCTGGGCCCTCGCCCACACCGAGCTCCAACAGGAAACCGTTTCTCAGATATTGCCTGTCTACTTCCTGTTTTTGTCTAATTAAAGGATTATTGCAGTGAAATCCTGACAGCCTGGAATGGTCCGTTAATACTGTTGGACATGTTTTCTGGCCTGGACATCTGCAATGAGGTTCAGGAGTGGTTGGGAGACCAAGGAAGGTCCCAACTTAACTGGAAATATGAAATGTATTTACCTTCCCCTGGCCTTTGAATGTGTAGAGGACAGAAATATGGAGGACTCTGTTTAACCCTTTTGGAGGGTTGGATGGACTCATTTGTCATCATGCTTATCCACAAACTTAACAAAATGGCAGCTTTGCTTTCCTGCCCTCCTCTGATTGGCTGGGGAGTGAACTTCATTGCTTGTGAGGGGATTCAATCATCAGTTGGGAGCTCTGTTGGTGGGTCATCAGCATCATAGACAGTCATTAGAAGCATCTTCCTGTGTTTAGCCTTGTGGGAATGGGAGTGGGCCAGTTAGGGCTCTCTAGGCTTTGATGTAGATCAATTAAGATAACTTTAATCTCTTACTAATTAGTAAACCCCCTTCTTCATCTTTTCCTGTCTAGACTGAGTACATGCAACCCCCCTCCTGTCCTTCCCCATAAGGTCACTCAGGAAGCAAAACTATGTTCCCCTACTTTACTATGATGTGTTGGAAAGCAGTTAGTCAGCAGCTGATATGCTCAAACCATAGACCGTATATAAATACACTCAAACCTAGGGAAGAAAGAGAAGTTGGAATTTCAAGTCATTTATGATTCAGTCTAAATAGTTGAACATGTTTCATATACATAGCCAACCTACTCAGACACTACTGATAGGTGCAATGTTTCCTGGGAGATGTTGGGGTCAGGAACACATAGTCCTATACAGATATAGTATTCCATAGTATTTTATAAATGAGACCTCCTTGTATGAGTGGTATTGTTTGGGTTTGGGGCCCAGACGTCTACTTGCCGGGTCTATCTGCTGGCATGGTCTCCTGCCTGGGTCTTTATCTCCCTGGCCACTTGAGCCAGGGAAGTGAGCCTGTCCCTCACAATCACTGGAGCTCCTCCAACATACCCTCACAGGCTAGTCAAACAAACCTGGGGAATGCCGCCTAACCGTGACTGAGTCAGCCCCCCCCTCTGTCTGCTCTGACTGCCGCACAGCGACACAATGGGCACATTCCAGTCAACATCTCCGGCGGCCCAAGGAGCCACCTTCTCAATCTCCTGAATGGAGAAACCAAACAGCAGCATGTATGATAGAGGGCGCTGTGACCCAGTCACCACTGTGTTTTTCATATTATTCTAATCatgtcaagttttttttttttttggtggtacttttacccctttttctccccaatttgtgCCAGCTCATGTACACCGATGTCAGTTCAAAACAACGCTACGGTGGATTTGGAGTGCAAGATAAAGACGAGACACATTCAAGAGCTTACAATGCCCTGGGTGTTACAGTAAAAAGCATACATGCTTTGTTATCTTATTGAACCTGTATTTATCCAGATTAGCCTCAATGAgacccattaaaaaaaaaaatgtattacctCGTCCACGACAGCAGGGTGCAGTCTGAAAAATGTATCTCTATATGTTTTGAGTCCTCGAACCTCATGCCAGCCTGTACCGATGAGTAATAATCTGAATAATTTCTCAACCCCAGCGCTCCTAAACCAAAAACAAAAGACTGAATCGGTGAACCCCTTATGAGGCAGTCATAGAAGGAAAACACATACATTCCTTAGAAGTAACTGCCCAACAGTTTTAATGGAGGGAATTATGGGCAGGGTATGATTAAGTGGATGTGGCCATGTATTTTTGTAAGTTATCACAGACAGTTGACAGGAAGTGAGAGGAACCACAAACAGGAAGAAGCATAATGTGCTTCCTGTTGGCTGATGGTGTGACAGGGCAGATTCCTTGTACCATCGTGACAGCCCCTCTCCCCTTGTAACACTGGCGCACACTTACACCTGCGCACAGGGATGTTTTTCCACTTGAATCAGAGAAGCAGACTGCCAACAAAGAGAAACTCAAGAGTAGATAACATTGAGAAACAGTGTGCCCACAATGCAACAAATGAGGCAGGCCACCAGATTCAGTCCACAGCACAAAAAGAGGATTTTCATTTAGTGACTATTCAACTTCTTCTCACTCAGACAGTAAACACACAGCAACTAGATGTAACGTCTCACTCTATTGTCGATACACTACTGCAACAAGATTAACATTCAGACCACGTGCTTCACTGAGCTTGAATGGGACGCACATCAAGGAGAGAGTGCGGGCTGGGAGGGAGTTGAGCGCTGCTGTTGCTGCCTGGGAATATGAAATTAACATTGGTCGTCCTTGAGGGCTTCCTGATTTAATCACAAGGGCCCAATAACGTCACAGGATTTCACTCATACTTTAGAGGGGGCGGGATGGTTATGACTCACCCTCTCATTGTTGACCGTCTCCACAAAGCGGTCGGTATCATTCAGGCACAAAAGAGGGAGACTGTGCACTGCACACCGATTGCCTAATGCATTCCAATAAAATTATTTATTGGAGACGCACCTTTTAGGAAGATTACATATTACCGATGCCTCGTCATGAGGGCGTTTTGCGAGGATGATGAATcctgaccactactgaccactcATCAGGTCTGTTTCAACTGACAAACGTGTAAACTAAGGTATCATATTAACCCATACACAAAGTATGTAAGGAGATTTGACCGTAAACAGTAATTTATACTTGTTTAGTTCACTGTAGGCTCTCTTATTCATTTGTGAATATTATATTTGCAGTCTTAAAGATTGGGCAGTCGAGATCATTTAGGCTAGGTCATATTAAATTTAGAAAACCAGAGGTTGCAATATCTGTGTTGACTGGCACAATACTgaaaggtaggcctacatttCAGGGTCTTATCAAAATATATGTAAAAAAAATTAAAGCCATATGACACTGAAAGACGTGACCACCGAACGTGAATATTTCATTCAGTGAGGAATACGATAAGCTCGATACTACCACCACTTTATCTGCAATATATAGCCTACTTAAACGAACACATTATCAAATTCAATGCAAGTGACTGACTAAACATtctgtcttttttttttaaagaaaaaaaagaagttcATATGCCCATTGGTAAACATATCTCAGCAACAGATCTTATGAAAAGGAAGACAAGAAACACATTGTCCTGTAATCACAAAATAATTGCAAGATTCAGGTTTCCAGACAATTATATCCAAATTCCACCTGAAGACATGTGTTTATCTCCCATCTCTTCCTAATGAAATGGACAGCTGAGTGTCAGAGAACCTGGTGGTATGGGTGCCCCCTGACATACCCGTTGTAAAGACAAGTGCTGACATCTCTCtccagtggaggtatattgaatTGGAAACTACAAAACAAAAATCATAGACATACTGTATAGCAGTGTTCTCAATACCTGGCTGGCCACATAAATATAACATATGACAAGTCTACCCCTTAATCAAAGTAACAGAATAATAAATGGTAACATCTTGCTACATATTCACCCAGACAGAACACTGTAGCAATGGAACTGTCATCATTGACTCCCCAAAACGCACTGTATGTCAAACCAAATCATATTAAAAATAACAGTACAAATCAGATTCAGTTTGTTGGATATCTGCTCAAAAACAGCACACATTGGTGTACAGCACTGTTCAGAGATCAAAGGAGTATGAAATGACATCCTGACACCTGAGCAGAGCTTCTTTCTGCACCCCAATGGGGGTCTGTAGTTCCGAAACTTGGAAGTTGAGCACGTCAATGTCCGACGCTCCAAACTTCGCCTCAACCTCGACTCTCTCGTACATGTGGAATTGCACCTGCTTGTTGGTCATGGCTATGAGCGTTCTCAGGAAGCTTTCTCTCAAAGCCGACCGTGCACGCTGCTCTTCTCCCACTTCGACAGAGTcagtccatgtttcagtcgaAGCAGAAATAGTTGTTGGACACAGCGCGACGAAACGGGTTGAGTTCGGGTCGAATCCGCGGCCATTCGGATCAGGTCCTCTCGGGAGGCGAAGCACGGTCACGAGCGTACTCATTTCGAGTTTTTGTCGCCCTGCAATCAAAAATTGCGACAGATGTTGGCATGACGTGCAAACAAAGTTAGTAGATTCAATTTAAGCGAAAATATAACGACACTAGTTAGTGTTTGCTCTGTATTGGTTGACTGTGTTGACATTCACTAGCTAGCCAGCATGCTGTGTAGAGCAAAGCTAGCTAGTTTTGGTTCATAGCTAGAAAAGCGAAGTCACTCGTATTTAATACTTACCGACTCAGAGTAAACAAATTCTCTTTGAAGTTGGCCAAAGAGAACGTTTTATGAGGGTCGTTTGAGTATGCACACCGTACATTTTGTTGTCCCTCTGTTAAATGTGACCGGAAAATGTCATGTATTTTATCTTTTGGTTCCGCAGTAGGCAACTCGACACAATCTTTGACACTGATGCCGCCTAGCGAATAAATGAGGGAGCACTCCAAAGTCGATGTGCACTGTACACCAAGGTAGTAGGCAGGCTGTGACTGTAGTTAGGCTACTGGGGCAATGTGATGCATTTAGCTAGCCTGTTTACTCTAGTGTTTGTATAAAAAAGAAATAACTACTCCTATTTGATTGATCATACTACTGGATCAATGAGCTTGCTCCACTGAGAAATGTTGAATATTAAATAATGTGGGCTATGTTCAGATTCAGGTGACAATAAAAACTATGATACATTTGAATGTAAATAATTACAGCTTATAACGAGGGGGGCTTCAAATTACttttcaaagtgtgtgtgtgtgtgtgtgtgtgtgttttttggccTCACCTGTTTGAGTGGTCGCCTGTGAATGCCCTCACCCACTAGTACGCTCAAGCTGATTCTTAGGTTCTGATCGGCTACTACAGGACGTCTGGTAAGAATAGGCAGATGCGCTTTCTGTCTCCGTTCAAGGCTTTTATTCTTCtatcttcaacacacacacacacacacacacacacacacacacacacacacacacacacacacacacacacacacacacacacacacactacaccgtcccaAACAAACCAAATTCTCTgctataagccacctccaatatcATTCTAGAGAATTTGccagtatgtccaaccagcctcacaacagcagaccatgtgtatggtgttgtgtgggcaagcggtttgctgatgtcaacattgtgaacagagtgccccatggtggtggggttatggtatgagcaggcataagctaacgacaacaaacacaatttgaatgcacagaggtactgtgacgagatcctgacgTCCACTGTTGTGCCATTCATTCGCCGCCATCACCTTGTTTATGAAACATTCATGAAACATTATTATGTTTCATGATAATACACTGTCTCAAGGATCTGTAAGGATCTCAAGGAtctgaagctgaaaatgtcccagttcttccatggccagcATACtttccagacatgtcacccattgagcatgtttgggatgctctggtgTCGATGTGGATGACAGCGTGTTCACGTTCCAGTTCCAATATCCAACAActtgaagatttttttttttacattaataGCACACAtttgaatgtttaaaaaaaatgcagCCTATAATGAGAGGGCCTACTTTTCAAAGTGTGAGTATGTGTTTATTTCTTACAGTATCACTCACTACTTTGTGAGTTGCATTGTTTGGGACAAACAGTAGCGTGCAATAGGGGTTTACATGCAACATGTGGTGATAGATTATTTGTAGATAAATATATGTATTTTACAATTTAAAACACCAGATATGTGGATAATGCATTTAAAATCTTTGAGGATGACACAAAAAAAGTTTGAAAATGTACTTTCTTGGTCGTTCTCTTAAATAAATGGTTTAAAAAGGCACGAACATCCACATAGTAGGCCTAAGCTACACAGTAGAGCTAGCCATTCTAGGCATACTTGGGTTACACATATAACACGTAACAAAACAAAGGACAGGACCACATTGTCCTAGCCATAGAGCAAGACTCCCTCAGTAGATATGCGATCTCAGGCTCCTAAAGTGAGTTAGATGATGGtttgatgattatgatgatgcCAGGTGACGCCAGATGCTGGTGACGCAGTTGGCTTAACGACTTTGACGTCATCCTCAGCTCAGCATCTCTGTAGCCTGTACTTTGTGCTCCTCCACATGTAGCACCCACTTGGGTGATGCctctgctgctgctccagtgcaaaaaaaaaagaagcccATACCACACATTCAGTCCAGAGCAGTAGTCATCCTCACTTTGAACTCTCTGCCATTTCCATAATGCAGTCAGGTCTCATTGATCAAGAAGCAGCTGGTGCTGAGTTGCATCTTTTAAATTCAAACATTGGCCAGGGGCTAGCTACAATGGTTCCACAAGCAAAGGTTTTGAGCTCATGCCTCGGACAGTCTGTAGGTAGATTGCATCATTCTATCATTGCGCCACACTATCACAGGAGGAGATGCCAATCTATCAGTAGCCTTAACTGTTGCACAAATTGGCTATCTTTTTGTAAATGAACGGACGTGGGAATGTTTCAGTCCGAGAGTCTCACTCCCTGGCACTAGAGTCCTGCATCAGGCAAAACATTTTTCTGCTGGCGGGTGGTCCCTGAGTTGAGGCAGAACTTGGTTAATTACTATTGCGCAACTACATGACCAACAATTTTTAAAATAGGCACGGtgggcttttggtttctctccctcttaaAACAGGAAGAACTCTAAATTACcaactggctttatttaccacAGTGTGAAAGAGTGATAGACCATCTATATAAAGTGAGTTTCTGAAACAAGGAGTCCTTATATGCTGATGTGAAGAAGACACGGAATGAAAGAGAGTCCAGCGAGGATAAGGGGGAAAAGGTTGCTCATATTTTCAAGTCCTGAGCCACTTCATAAATGCACTAGCTTATTTTGGCAATCGAATATATTAGTTTAGGCTTGGCCTATTTAGGAGGCTATTACGAAACATAAAGCTACATTTGTcagcataaagctgagtgactcactcattcgtggctttggatttttttttttttaagtaacaaCAATCTTTCTGTTAGTCTCTAATAAAGAAATGTTTTGACCAAGTTAATCTGCTCATGTTGTGTGTGTTCAATTATTTGTGACTTTGTGGTTACAATGAAAAATGTAAATGACTAATCAGATCCGTGTTGCAAGCTTGTCATTTTTTcttatttcattattttgtaCGATTTTATTTGATCTTTTagacaaaacaaaacatacacaatacaaacggaaactacatcacacctgtccagacccacctgctcacacccccatctccagcgccCACATCACTTTCCACCACTTGGCCTCAAACTGCACCGAGTCGCCCACACGCACTTGCaacatttggataataaagcatttaaagGCTGACATTGGTTGATTTTCAGTTTTGAAGTATTATGTATACATATTACAAAATGATTGATGAGAAAAGTATTGTCCAACTCATAGGGTATCTCACTGCACCTTtgtatgccatgtcttgaaatatgcagacagatggATTAAACGTTCATTTCTATTGTAATACTTCTGAGAGCCGATCCATTACCCAACAAATGAATATCAGTTTATTTAGCCTAATTGTTTTTATGACTAAAGACAGTAGGTTATTTTCCTGTTTTCCTGCATTAATTCATTTGTCTGCATGTCTATTCAACATTTGGCTAAAAAGAAACCACGCCATGAATTAAGAACAGATATATTTTTGTTTACAATGCAATGCGGCACATTGACATAAATATACTAAAACAATAACTGAATTTCTTAAAATTGCTGTGCAGGAAAAGGATATCATCCACCGTGCCTGGCCACAGGCTCGCTGCTGGCTTCTCTCTGAAACCAGGTGGACAGTAGGCCTTTTGAAGCGAGAGGAAATCAACAAGTATTCTTTCACAATAGCTGGCCTTATGTAATCTGTAAGGCACAAGTATCCTATTTTTTGGGGGAAATTGCCAGTCCACATGTCAAGTGTAACTGCACCATTGTATTTACCCaagttctctctctcaactccggGACCACCCGCCAGCTGATTTGTCTCTCTCAACTCTGGGACCACCCGCCAGctgatttctctctctcaactccggGACCACCCGCCAGCTGATTTGTCTCTCTCAACTCCGGGACCACCCGCCAGCTGATTTGTCTCTCTCAACTCCGGGACCACCCGCCAGctgatttctctctctcaactccggGACCACCCGCCAGCTGATTTGTCTCTCTCAACTCCGGGACCACCCGCCAGCTGATTTGTCTCTCTCAACTCCGGGACCACCCGCCAGctgatttctctctctcaactccggGACCACCCGCCAGctgatttctctctctcaactccggGACCACCCGCCAGCTGATTTGTCTCTCTCAACTCCGGGACCACCCGCCAGctgatttctctctctcaactccggGACCACCCGCCAGctgatttctctctctcaactccggGACCACTAGCCAGctgatttctctctctcaactccggGACCACCCGCCAGctgatttctctctctcaactccggGACCACCCGCCAGCtgagttctctctctcaactccggGACCACCCGCCAGCTGATTTGTCTTGCCTGATGCAGGACTCTAGTGCGataggagagagactgactgaaacATTCACACCTCCACTAATTTACAAAAGGATAGTCCAATAGTTCAGCTAGGTGTGAAAAATCCCCCAATTTGTGCCACAGTTTTGACTACCAATAGACAATGTTGTCACTCAGAGTTAAGTCCTATTGTAAAGTGTAGCGTAATGGCCAAAAAGTGCAAACTTGCAATGTATTCGATGCTTAAGTACCCAAAAGTTTGACATTTCTAACTCAATATCACAGACCAGATTTTCCCTAATGAAAAATGCATCAACCCCTACAAATATATTAATTTATCGACATGATAATTCAAATGAAATTAGCTGTAGCGAGAGGAGAGACTGCATGCTAAAGACAATCAGAAAGAATGTGTCTTTAACCCTGCCTTATAATATAACTTATTTTTAACGTGGAATGAGTGGTTTAGCCCTGTGTTGTTTCTGCTTCTGTTGCCCATTTGAGTGTTTCTGTGATCACCAAGCCTCATGCAATCGCAAAATGTCGGATAAAgcaattttttaaaactttgcTATGCAGTATTAAAGGCTTTACTTTTTAAAAATAGAACAGACTCTCTGGTTTTACTTATACGTTATTTAGTATTGTTTACACTGTTCCTAATGGGCGGATAAATTATATTGCaatctaacagcacctgtttgtCATGCAACAGTATCTCTTGCGCTTTTGACGATTTCACATGAGGCCTAATTCGCATGATATGCCTCAAATAAATGTATTACAATTGAATTTATGAGGTTTTTATTCTAAGAGAAAGTTTATATTCCATTATATTCTTAGAATATGTGTTGACTGAATATACGAAAgtgatgtctgctaaattaacaagTTGATGGTGAAGGCATGAAGCCTCGTCTACTAAGCacagataaaaaaataataataatcaagacCTGATATATATAATGTAGGTGTTTGTCCAATAAATTGGAATACAAAAGAAGCCATCCACCCGTGATGGgcattcagcaggacaatagactcttgcCGAGTTTAGGGACTTTAAATGTATTAATGGGTGTTTGTGAGGCATATCAATTCCCCCATCTCTTTGCAAAGCCCACCACATGCACTGTTCTGTAACCACATCTGGATAgatccataacgaattactatAGGAATAAATGTCACTGAATAACAGAAATATTGGAATAAAGTCGGCTAATGCAATTGAAGGCAACAAATGGTTACTTACTGAAACACCTAAAGTCATCCAATTGTTATAATAGAATTTCGAGCAATAGCCTACCTGcgtgtggtcaactatttcagcaccgtttcACGCTGCTTTGACACATATATGGgtactggtcttgataaatcaatctgatctccgtttgggtattggttagcctacaattagggtgtggaaatgttaggattatttGACTCTTCACTAGGCCTACTCCTGTccggtcacgttgtacagtgcCATATATTCCTAATGGGAAGCCTGAGGCCTACATAGGATACTGTAAAATGCATttttgtttttcttggaatagaaaaaACATAATATTAATCCACTTAATGAAGCTACATTTATAACATTATACATAGCACAACAAATACAATAATCATTTCCAAACAAATTATAATCAATCCCATATAGTCTGTTCTAACAAAAAAGGTTTTTAAAGTCAAGTACAGCCAATATAAA
Proteins encoded:
- the LOC115141456 gene encoding gem-associated protein 7-like, giving the protein MSTLVTVLRLPRGPDPNGRGFDPNSTRFVALCPTTISASTETWTDSVEVGEEQRARSALRESFLRTLIAMTNKQVQFHMYERVEVEAKFGASDIDVLNFQVSELQTPIGVQKEALLRCQDVISYSFDL